One Vibrio taketomensis DNA window includes the following coding sequences:
- the torC gene encoding pentaheme c-type cytochrome TorC: MKSLIIKLWRTMSRPAVHISLGVLTLGGFIAGVIFWGGFNTALEHTNTEKFCISCHTMRDNVYVELQDTVHWKNHSGVRATCPDCHVPHNWTDKIARKMQASKEVFAQVFGNYDEPGVFEERRIELAKHEWDRFSANGSQECKNCHNYASMDFEQMSPTARIQMKQAAEKNQSCVDCHKGIAHKLPAGMDSIGGIVGDLEALASNTNYDVGQTLVSIRHLPIYFDDQGKQEAGLLNPASEVKVIADKGDYAEIEIDGWRKAKGFGRVIQADFGMNIAVASLLKEASTDPKVVTTGEKKVDELTGLPWEKVAATVWVKKESMLNSITPVWEKSAEAYKTNCSVCHTQPAEAHFDANTWPGMFDGMLAFVNLDTDSEALILKYLQMHSSDFVEGHH, translated from the coding sequence ATGAAATCATTAATCATTAAACTGTGGCGCACCATGTCGCGTCCTGCAGTTCATATCAGCCTTGGTGTTCTTACCTTGGGTGGTTTTATCGCAGGTGTCATTTTCTGGGGTGGTTTTAACACTGCACTAGAACACACGAACACTGAAAAATTCTGTATCAGCTGTCACACTATGCGTGACAACGTTTACGTTGAGCTTCAAGACACTGTTCACTGGAAAAACCACTCTGGTGTCCGTGCAACATGTCCTGACTGTCACGTTCCTCATAACTGGACTGACAAAATCGCTCGTAAGATGCAGGCTTCTAAAGAAGTATTCGCACAAGTATTCGGCAACTACGATGAACCAGGTGTTTTCGAAGAGCGTCGTATCGAGCTAGCGAAACACGAATGGGATCGTTTCTCAGCAAACGGCTCTCAAGAATGTAAGAACTGTCACAACTACGCTTCTATGGACTTCGAGCAAATGTCTCCAACAGCTCGCATCCAGATGAAGCAAGCAGCTGAGAAAAACCAAAGCTGTGTTGACTGTCACAAAGGTATCGCACACAAACTTCCAGCTGGTATGGATAGCATTGGCGGTATCGTAGGCGACCTAGAAGCATTGGCTTCAAACACTAACTACGATGTTGGTCAAACTCTAGTAAGTATCCGTCACCTACCTATCTACTTCGATGATCAAGGTAAACAAGAAGCAGGTCTTCTAAACCCAGCATCTGAAGTAAAAGTAATTGCTGACAAAGGCGACTACGCTGAAATCGAGATCGACGGCTGGCGTAAAGCGAAAGGCTTTGGTCGCGTAATCCAAGCTGACTTCGGTATGAACATCGCAGTGGCATCTCTTCTAAAAGAAGCGTCAACAGATCCTAAAGTTGTAACGACTGGCGAGAAGAAAGTGGATGAGCTAACTGGTCTTCCTTGGGAAAAAGTGGCTGCGACAGTATGGGTTAAGAAAGAATCTATGCTAAACAGCATCACTCCAGTTTGGGAAAAATCAGCGGAAGCATACAAAACTAACTGTTCAGTATGTCACACCCAGCCAGCTGAAGCGCACTTCGATGCGAACACATGGCCAGGTATGTTTGACGGTATGCTTGCATTCGTAAACCTAGACACAGACAGCGAAGCATTGATTCTGAAGTATCTACAAATGCACTCTTCAGATTTCGTTGAAGGTCACCACTAA